In Sphingomonas sp. R1, a single genomic region encodes these proteins:
- a CDS encoding HAD-IA family hydrolase, protein MTDFPFATIGFDLDGTLLDTSGDIAAALNRVLVADGRPALPMERVLPMVGRGARALLAQAVAATGGGDAETVDALHPRFVEAYAAHIADHSRPYPGMLDALDALAAQGVTLAVVTNKPEALTLPLLEATGLAPRFATVIGGDTLGPGTAKPSPAPILEMLARCGGPAAFVGDSIYDVQAAQAAGVPVIACSFGFSAVPVATLGAEAVIDSYAELLPALERMSV, encoded by the coding sequence ATGACCGATTTCCCCTTCGCCACGATCGGCTTCGATCTCGACGGCACGCTGCTCGATACCAGTGGCGACATCGCCGCCGCGCTGAACCGGGTGCTGGTGGCAGATGGCCGCCCTGCCCTGCCGATGGAGCGGGTGCTGCCGATGGTCGGCCGCGGCGCCCGCGCGCTCCTGGCGCAGGCGGTGGCGGCGACCGGGGGCGGCGATGCGGAGACCGTGGATGCGCTCCATCCGCGCTTCGTCGAGGCCTATGCCGCACATATCGCCGACCATAGTCGCCCCTATCCGGGAATGCTCGATGCGCTCGATGCGCTGGCAGCGCAGGGCGTCACGCTCGCCGTGGTCACCAACAAGCCCGAGGCGCTGACCCTGCCACTGCTGGAAGCGACCGGCCTTGCCCCCCGCTTCGCCACCGTGATCGGCGGCGACACGCTGGGGCCGGGCACCGCCAAGCCCTCGCCCGCACCAATTCTGGAGATGCTGGCGCGGTGTGGCGGCCCGGCGGCGTTTGTCGGCGATTCGATTTATGATGTGCAGGCGGCGCAGGCGGCGGGCGTGCCGGTGATTGCGTGCAGCTTCGGCTTCTCGGCGGTGCCCGTGGCCACGCTCGGCGCCGAGGCGGTAATCGACTCCTACGCCGAGCTGCTGCCGGCACTCGAGCGAATGAGCGTTTGA
- the glmU gene encoding bifunctional UDP-N-acetylglucosamine diphosphorylase/glucosamine-1-phosphate N-acetyltransferase GlmU, with product MKSDTHKVLHPIAGRPMLLHLIDSVKALGAAREVVVVGAGREQVEAAVAPLGAETAHQAEQLGTGHAVLQAKAALAGFEGDVLILYGDVPLVASATMRRMVERLHGDDNPAVVVLGFRPADPGAYGRLIVAGEDRLSRIVEYKDASAEERAVTLCNSGLMAARGADLFALLERVTSDNAAGEYYLTDIVGLANGDGRVAAVIETGATEVTGVNSRGELAALEAEWQQARRTRAMVEGATLIAPETVWFAHDTVLGRDVTIEPNVVFGPGVTVADGVTLRAFSHIEGATIASGATVGPFARLRPGAVLEADSHVGNFVELKNAVLGKGAKANHLTYLGDASVGAGANIGAGTITCNYNGYLKQKTVIGEGAFIGSNSALVAPVTIGSGAIIGAGSVITRDVETDALAVTRPETLTKQGWATTFRATMKARKEQAK from the coding sequence ATGAAGTCCGATACGCACAAGGTGCTCCACCCGATCGCCGGGCGGCCCATGCTGCTCCACCTGATCGACAGCGTGAAGGCCCTGGGCGCCGCGCGCGAAGTAGTGGTCGTGGGCGCGGGCCGCGAGCAGGTGGAGGCGGCGGTCGCGCCGCTCGGCGCGGAGACCGCGCACCAGGCAGAACAGCTCGGTACCGGCCATGCGGTGCTGCAGGCGAAGGCCGCGCTGGCAGGCTTCGAGGGCGATGTGCTGATCCTCTACGGCGACGTGCCGCTGGTCGCCAGCGCGACGATGCGCCGGATGGTCGAGCGGCTGCACGGGGACGACAATCCGGCCGTCGTGGTGCTCGGCTTCCGCCCGGCCGATCCCGGGGCCTATGGCCGGCTGATCGTCGCGGGCGAGGATCGCCTGTCCAGGATCGTCGAGTACAAGGATGCGAGCGCCGAGGAGCGCGCGGTAACGCTGTGCAATTCGGGCCTGATGGCGGCGCGCGGTGCCGATCTGTTCGCGTTGCTGGAGCGCGTGACCAGCGACAATGCCGCCGGCGAATATTACCTCACCGATATCGTCGGACTGGCCAATGGCGATGGCCGGGTGGCCGCGGTGATCGAAACGGGCGCCACCGAAGTCACCGGCGTCAACAGCCGCGGCGAACTGGCCGCGCTGGAGGCTGAATGGCAGCAGGCCCGCCGCACTCGCGCGATGGTGGAGGGCGCGACATTGATCGCGCCGGAGACGGTGTGGTTTGCCCATGACACGGTGCTCGGCCGCGACGTGACGATCGAGCCCAATGTGGTTTTCGGCCCCGGGGTCACCGTGGCGGACGGTGTTACGCTGCGCGCGTTCAGCCATATCGAGGGTGCGACCATCGCCAGTGGCGCCACCGTCGGCCCGTTCGCTCGGCTGCGGCCCGGCGCGGTGCTGGAGGCGGATAGCCATGTCGGCAATTTCGTCGAACTGAAGAATGCAGTGCTGGGCAAAGGCGCCAAGGCCAACCACCTCACCTATCTCGGCGATGCCAGCGTCGGCGCCGGCGCGAACATCGGTGCGGGCACGATCACCTGCAATTACAACGGTTACCTCAAGCAGAAGACGGTGATCGGTGAGGGCGCCTTCATCGGATCGAACAGCGCGCTGGTCGCGCCGGTCACGATCGGTAGCGGCGCGATCATCGGTGCGGGATCGGTGATCACCCGCGATGTCGAAACCGATGCGCTGGCCGTTACGCGGCCGGAAACGTTGACGAAGCAAGGATGGGCGACGACCTTCCGTGCGACCATGAAGGCACGGAAGGAACAAGCGAAATGA
- a CDS encoding nuclear transport factor 2 family protein, giving the protein MLLSVALALLTSVPEDMPTGASLAREIRAADTSFFAAYFGPCDPSQVALMVTPDVEMYHDRGGTLIGRDAFMATYEKLCRERSAPDAWRSRRALVEGSFRVDPVPGYGAIEEGDHQFYERKGDGPEKLAGIAHFVQLWKWTPRGWQLSRILSYAHRAAAPTP; this is encoded by the coding sequence ATGCTGTTGTCCGTCGCCCTTGCGCTCCTCACCTCGGTGCCGGAGGACATGCCCACCGGCGCGTCGCTGGCACGGGAGATCCGGGCGGCCGACACCTCTTTCTTCGCGGCGTACTTCGGACCGTGTGACCCCTCTCAGGTGGCGCTCATGGTGACACCGGATGTCGAGATGTACCACGATCGCGGCGGGACGCTGATCGGTCGCGATGCATTCATGGCAACGTACGAAAAGCTGTGCCGGGAGCGATCCGCCCCGGACGCCTGGCGCAGCCGCCGCGCGCTGGTGGAAGGCAGCTTCCGGGTAGATCCGGTGCCTGGCTATGGCGCGATCGAGGAAGGGGATCACCAGTTCTACGAGCGAAAGGGAGACGGCCCCGAAAAGCTCGCGGGCATCGCCCATTTCGTGCAGCTATGGAAATGGACGCCCCGGGGGTGGCAGCTTTCACGCATTCTGAGCTACGCGCATCGCGCGGCTGCCCCCACCCCCTGA